The following proteins are co-located in the Apis mellifera strain DH4 linkage group LG9, Amel_HAv3.1, whole genome shotgun sequence genome:
- the LOC725938 gene encoding histone deacetylase 6 isoform X1: MMALLSNSMICKDLFTAVKQLADSEIELIKTIENSKKTNNIKNIKNTMSTTDKKSVKKSTKVFNVRPSAALIAAKREAAQQRILQEKKSNNVFIYDIYQKAIDAYNIKRMETGIVFDHSMAEHKCLWDSNYPECPARLIRVLQRCEELGLISRCKLITPRLASENEILIKHSQEQIDILKSTDGCTDINNLELLSSKYDAIYIHPSTYRLSLLAVGSTINLVESICKGEIQNGMAIIRPPGHHAMKSEYCGYCFFNNVAIAAEKVLCNNLASKILIVDWDVHHGQATQQMFYDNPQVIYFSIHRYENGEFWPNLRESNFHFVGDDLGEGYNFNVPLNKIGMTNADYLAIFQQVLLPMAYEFQPDLIIVSAGYDAALGCPEGEMLITPACYAHLLSSLLCLASGKVAVILEGGYCLKSLSESAALTLRTLLSDPCPMLETLTLPSISIRDTILNTIYTHKPYWKCYQYQDTYSINSTPNNKEENTNQYLPVIIFKETDVRPKVYETQNCYPVQTQEIIEIIEKQLSTLIQFTNLSKAPNKVCIVYDDRMLKHYDISDANHPEKPHRINIIYKKFQEYNLLDRSFVQQGRSATKEELLLVHTKEYIDKIKNTKNLKSKELKKQAETYNSVYLHPETWSSACISTGSLLQVVDNVLNGESQSGIAIIRPPGHHATEDAACGFCIFNNVAIAAKYAIEFHHVKRVLIVDWDVHYGNGTQSIFEEDSKVLYISIHRYDNGSFFPNSKRANYSYVGSESGEGFTVNIPWNKKGMGDAEYIAAFQQIIMPIAYQFNPELILVSAGFDACIGDPLGGCFVTPELYGHLTHWLSSLANGRVILSLEGGYNTNSIAHAMAICTKSLLGDPLPILESGQIPCASAVHTIHNVLKTQKQYWPNLIFNLSLPKEKILSKPKVSYKKTNEQIINNEELLKYSESKIALEEIETEKMQNKKIATWKFINKIKNVDEKDLSDKLDEAIDSYYELQNIQLNDNTFYNEVSKYTKTCMNQDQKEGHSNENFTSFAAGSSGKQNERIITQTSGNKNLYDYFSENLQALVAGDMFAVIPLKECPHLDSIRDVPALGIDVHLPCVECESTAENWICLQCYIIHCARNINQHGVLHAEKMEHPLALSFSDLSVWCYKCEAYIDNPRLFAARNAAHQSKFNEELPWTYNDD, translated from the exons ATGATGGCATTACTG TCTAATtctatgatatgtaaagattTATTCACTGCTGTTAAACAATTAGCAGACAGTgagattgaattaataaagactatagaaaattcaaagaaaacaaataatattaagaatattaaaaatactatgtCTACAACAGATAAAAAAAGTGTCAAAAAGTCCACAAAAGTattcaat GTTCGTCCATCAGCTGCTTTAATAGCAGCTAAACGTGAAGCAGCTCAACAACGtatattacaagaaaaaaaatctaataatgtttttatatatgatatatatcaaaaagctattgatgcatataatataaaaagaatggaaactGGTATTGTATTTGATCATTCTATGGCTGAACATAAATGTCTTTGGGATTCAAATTATCCAGAATGTCCTGCTAGATTGATAAGAGTTTTACAGAGATGTGAAGAATTGGGCTTAATAAGTAGATGCAAGTTGATAACACCAAGATTAGCTTCAGAGAATGAAATACTTATAAAACATAGTCAAGaacaaatagatattttaaagagTACTGATGGATGtacagatataaataatttagaattattatcatcaaaatATGATGCCATTTATATACATCCT TCTACTTATCGATTGTCTCTATTAGCCGTGGGTTCAACAATAAATTTAGTAGAAAGCATTTGCAAAGGAGAAATCCAAAATGGAATGGCTATTATaag aCCACCAGGACATCATGCAATGAAATCAGAATATTGTGgatattgttttttcaataatgttGCAATAGCTGCTGAAAaagttttatgtaataatttagctagtaaaattttaattgttgattGGGATGTACATCATGGGCAAGCTACTCAACAAATGTTTTATGATAATCCAca agtaatttatttctctattcaTCGTTACGAAAATGGTGAATTTTGGCCAAATCTTAGAGaatctaattttcattttgttggAGATGACTTAGGAGagggatataattttaatgtgcCACTTAATAAAATTGGTATGACTAATGCTGATTATTTAGCTATATTTCAACAAGTTTTATTGCCAATGGCCTATgag tttCAACCAGATCTTATAATAGTATCAGCTGGTTATGATGCAGCTTTGGGTTGTCCAgag ggTGAAATGTTGATAACACCAGCATGTTATGCTCATTTactatcatcattattatgttTGGCTTCTGGAAAAGTTGCTGTTATATTAGag GGTggttattgtttaaaatcattaagtGAAAGTGCAGCATTAACATTGCGTACTTTGTTAAGTGATCCATGTCCTATGTTAGAAACTCTTACATTACCTTCAATAAG tatacgtgatacaattttgaatacaatttatacACATAAACCATATTGGAAATGTTATCAATATCAAGATACATATAGTATTAATAGTACAccaaataataaagaagaaaatactaatcaatatttacctgtaattatattcaa AGAAACTGATGTTAGGCCAAAAGTATATGAAACTCAAAATTGTTATCCAGTTCAAActcaagaaattattgaaataatagaaaaacaaCTGAGTACGTTAATACAAT ttaCTAATTTGTCTAAAGCACCTAATAAAGTATGTATTGTTTATGATGATAGAATGCTAAAACATTATGATATATCTGATGCTAATCATCCAGAAAAACCACatcgtattaatattatttataaaaaatttcaagaatataaTCTACTTGATCGAAGTTTTGTGCAACag GGACGAAGTGCAACAAAAGAAGAGTTATTATTAGTTCatacaaaagaatatattgataaaataaaaaatacaaaaaatttaaaatcaaaagagCTAAAGAAGCAGGCAGAAACATACAATTCAGTTTATTTGCATCCTGAAACATGGTCAAGTGCTTGTATATCAACTGGATCATTACTACAAGTAGTTGATAATGTTTTGAATGGAGAAAGTCAATCTGGTATTGCTATCATTAGACCTCCAGGGCATCATGCTACAGAGGATGCAGCATGtggtttttgtatttttaacaatgtaGCTATAGCAGCTAAATATGCCATAGAATTTCATCATGTAAAAAG agTATTGATAGTAGATTGGGATGTACATTATGGTAATGGAACTCAATCTATTTTTGAAGAAGACtctaaagttttatatatatctattcatCGTTATGATAATGGTAGTTTTTTTCCAAACTCTAAACGAGCAAATTATTCTTATGTTGGTTCTGAATCAGGAGAAGGTTTCACTGTTAATATACCATGGAATAAG aaaggaATGGGTGATGCAGAATATATAGCAGCGTTTCAGCAAATAATAATGCCAATTGCTTATCAGTTTAATCCAGAATTGATTTTAGTTTCTGCTGGTTTTGATGCCTGTATTGGTGATCCTTTAGGAg GTTGTTTTGTAACACCAGAATTATATGGACACTTGACACATTGGCTATCTTCTTTAGCTAATGGTCGTGTTATTCTTAGTCTTGAAGGAGGTTACAATACTAATTCAATTGCACATGCAATGGCTATTTGTACGAAATCATTGCTTGGTGATCCTTTACCAATATTAGAAAGTGGACAAATTCCATGTGCGAGTGCTGTTCACACTATccataatgttttaaaaacgCAAAAACAATATTGgccaaatttaatatttaatttatcattaccaaaagaaaaaatactttctAAACCTAAAGtgtcatataaaaaaacaaatgaacaaattataaacaacgaagaacttttaaaatattctgaatcTAAGATAGCATTGGAAGAAATTGAGAcagaaaaaatgcaaaataaaaaaattgcaaccTGGAAAttcataaacaaaattaaaaacgtaGATGAAAAAGATCTTAGTGATAAATTAGATGAAGCGATTGATTCATATTACGagttacaaaatattcaacttAATGATAATACTTTCTATAACGAAG tttctaAATATACAAAGACATGTATGAATCAAGATCAAAAAGAAGGACattctaatgaaaattttaccaGTTTTGCTGCTGGTAGTAGTGGTAAAcagaatgaaagaataattacaCAAACAAGtggcaataaaaatttatatgattatttttcagaaaatttacaa gCACTAGTAGCTGGAGACATGTTTGCAGTAATACCTTTAAAAGAATGTCCACATTTAGATAGTATTAGAGATGTACCAGCTTTGGGAATTGATGTACATTTACCTTGTGTAGAATGTGAAAGTACTGCTGAAAATTGGATCTGTCTACAgtgttatattattcattgtgCACGTAATATTAATCAACATGGTGTATTACATGCTGAAAAAATGGAACATCCATTGGCACTAAGTTTTAGTGATTTATCAGTTTGGTGTTATAAATGTGAAGCATACATTGATAATCCa cGATTATTTGCTGCTCGTAATGCTGCACATCAAAGCAAATTTAATGAGGAATTGCCATGGACATATAAtgatgattga
- the LOC725938 gene encoding histone deacetylase 6 isoform X2, producing the protein MVLQSNSMICKDLFTAVKQLADSEIELIKTIENSKKTNNIKNIKNTMSTTDKKSVKKSTKVFNVRPSAALIAAKREAAQQRILQEKKSNNVFIYDIYQKAIDAYNIKRMETGIVFDHSMAEHKCLWDSNYPECPARLIRVLQRCEELGLISRCKLITPRLASENEILIKHSQEQIDILKSTDGCTDINNLELLSSKYDAIYIHPSTYRLSLLAVGSTINLVESICKGEIQNGMAIIRPPGHHAMKSEYCGYCFFNNVAIAAEKVLCNNLASKILIVDWDVHHGQATQQMFYDNPQVIYFSIHRYENGEFWPNLRESNFHFVGDDLGEGYNFNVPLNKIGMTNADYLAIFQQVLLPMAYEFQPDLIIVSAGYDAALGCPEGEMLITPACYAHLLSSLLCLASGKVAVILEGGYCLKSLSESAALTLRTLLSDPCPMLETLTLPSISIRDTILNTIYTHKPYWKCYQYQDTYSINSTPNNKEENTNQYLPVIIFKETDVRPKVYETQNCYPVQTQEIIEIIEKQLSTLIQFTNLSKAPNKVCIVYDDRMLKHYDISDANHPEKPHRINIIYKKFQEYNLLDRSFVQQGRSATKEELLLVHTKEYIDKIKNTKNLKSKELKKQAETYNSVYLHPETWSSACISTGSLLQVVDNVLNGESQSGIAIIRPPGHHATEDAACGFCIFNNVAIAAKYAIEFHHVKRVLIVDWDVHYGNGTQSIFEEDSKVLYISIHRYDNGSFFPNSKRANYSYVGSESGEGFTVNIPWNKKGMGDAEYIAAFQQIIMPIAYQFNPELILVSAGFDACIGDPLGGCFVTPELYGHLTHWLSSLANGRVILSLEGGYNTNSIAHAMAICTKSLLGDPLPILESGQIPCASAVHTIHNVLKTQKQYWPNLIFNLSLPKEKILSKPKVSYKKTNEQIINNEELLKYSESKIALEEIETEKMQNKKIATWKFINKIKNVDEKDLSDKLDEAIDSYYELQNIQLNDNTFYNEVSKYTKTCMNQDQKEGHSNENFTSFAAGSSGKQNERIITQTSGNKNLYDYFSENLQALVAGDMFAVIPLKECPHLDSIRDVPALGIDVHLPCVECESTAENWICLQCYIIHCARNINQHGVLHAEKMEHPLALSFSDLSVWCYKCEAYIDNPRLFAARNAAHQSKFNEELPWTYNDD; encoded by the exons ATGGTGttacaa TCTAATtctatgatatgtaaagattTATTCACTGCTGTTAAACAATTAGCAGACAGTgagattgaattaataaagactatagaaaattcaaagaaaacaaataatattaagaatattaaaaatactatgtCTACAACAGATAAAAAAAGTGTCAAAAAGTCCACAAAAGTattcaat GTTCGTCCATCAGCTGCTTTAATAGCAGCTAAACGTGAAGCAGCTCAACAACGtatattacaagaaaaaaaatctaataatgtttttatatatgatatatatcaaaaagctattgatgcatataatataaaaagaatggaaactGGTATTGTATTTGATCATTCTATGGCTGAACATAAATGTCTTTGGGATTCAAATTATCCAGAATGTCCTGCTAGATTGATAAGAGTTTTACAGAGATGTGAAGAATTGGGCTTAATAAGTAGATGCAAGTTGATAACACCAAGATTAGCTTCAGAGAATGAAATACTTATAAAACATAGTCAAGaacaaatagatattttaaagagTACTGATGGATGtacagatataaataatttagaattattatcatcaaaatATGATGCCATTTATATACATCCT TCTACTTATCGATTGTCTCTATTAGCCGTGGGTTCAACAATAAATTTAGTAGAAAGCATTTGCAAAGGAGAAATCCAAAATGGAATGGCTATTATaag aCCACCAGGACATCATGCAATGAAATCAGAATATTGTGgatattgttttttcaataatgttGCAATAGCTGCTGAAAaagttttatgtaataatttagctagtaaaattttaattgttgattGGGATGTACATCATGGGCAAGCTACTCAACAAATGTTTTATGATAATCCAca agtaatttatttctctattcaTCGTTACGAAAATGGTGAATTTTGGCCAAATCTTAGAGaatctaattttcattttgttggAGATGACTTAGGAGagggatataattttaatgtgcCACTTAATAAAATTGGTATGACTAATGCTGATTATTTAGCTATATTTCAACAAGTTTTATTGCCAATGGCCTATgag tttCAACCAGATCTTATAATAGTATCAGCTGGTTATGATGCAGCTTTGGGTTGTCCAgag ggTGAAATGTTGATAACACCAGCATGTTATGCTCATTTactatcatcattattatgttTGGCTTCTGGAAAAGTTGCTGTTATATTAGag GGTggttattgtttaaaatcattaagtGAAAGTGCAGCATTAACATTGCGTACTTTGTTAAGTGATCCATGTCCTATGTTAGAAACTCTTACATTACCTTCAATAAG tatacgtgatacaattttgaatacaatttatacACATAAACCATATTGGAAATGTTATCAATATCAAGATACATATAGTATTAATAGTACAccaaataataaagaagaaaatactaatcaatatttacctgtaattatattcaa AGAAACTGATGTTAGGCCAAAAGTATATGAAACTCAAAATTGTTATCCAGTTCAAActcaagaaattattgaaataatagaaaaacaaCTGAGTACGTTAATACAAT ttaCTAATTTGTCTAAAGCACCTAATAAAGTATGTATTGTTTATGATGATAGAATGCTAAAACATTATGATATATCTGATGCTAATCATCCAGAAAAACCACatcgtattaatattatttataaaaaatttcaagaatataaTCTACTTGATCGAAGTTTTGTGCAACag GGACGAAGTGCAACAAAAGAAGAGTTATTATTAGTTCatacaaaagaatatattgataaaataaaaaatacaaaaaatttaaaatcaaaagagCTAAAGAAGCAGGCAGAAACATACAATTCAGTTTATTTGCATCCTGAAACATGGTCAAGTGCTTGTATATCAACTGGATCATTACTACAAGTAGTTGATAATGTTTTGAATGGAGAAAGTCAATCTGGTATTGCTATCATTAGACCTCCAGGGCATCATGCTACAGAGGATGCAGCATGtggtttttgtatttttaacaatgtaGCTATAGCAGCTAAATATGCCATAGAATTTCATCATGTAAAAAG agTATTGATAGTAGATTGGGATGTACATTATGGTAATGGAACTCAATCTATTTTTGAAGAAGACtctaaagttttatatatatctattcatCGTTATGATAATGGTAGTTTTTTTCCAAACTCTAAACGAGCAAATTATTCTTATGTTGGTTCTGAATCAGGAGAAGGTTTCACTGTTAATATACCATGGAATAAG aaaggaATGGGTGATGCAGAATATATAGCAGCGTTTCAGCAAATAATAATGCCAATTGCTTATCAGTTTAATCCAGAATTGATTTTAGTTTCTGCTGGTTTTGATGCCTGTATTGGTGATCCTTTAGGAg GTTGTTTTGTAACACCAGAATTATATGGACACTTGACACATTGGCTATCTTCTTTAGCTAATGGTCGTGTTATTCTTAGTCTTGAAGGAGGTTACAATACTAATTCAATTGCACATGCAATGGCTATTTGTACGAAATCATTGCTTGGTGATCCTTTACCAATATTAGAAAGTGGACAAATTCCATGTGCGAGTGCTGTTCACACTATccataatgttttaaaaacgCAAAAACAATATTGgccaaatttaatatttaatttatcattaccaaaagaaaaaatactttctAAACCTAAAGtgtcatataaaaaaacaaatgaacaaattataaacaacgaagaacttttaaaatattctgaatcTAAGATAGCATTGGAAGAAATTGAGAcagaaaaaatgcaaaataaaaaaattgcaaccTGGAAAttcataaacaaaattaaaaacgtaGATGAAAAAGATCTTAGTGATAAATTAGATGAAGCGATTGATTCATATTACGagttacaaaatattcaacttAATGATAATACTTTCTATAACGAAG tttctaAATATACAAAGACATGTATGAATCAAGATCAAAAAGAAGGACattctaatgaaaattttaccaGTTTTGCTGCTGGTAGTAGTGGTAAAcagaatgaaagaataattacaCAAACAAGtggcaataaaaatttatatgattatttttcagaaaatttacaa gCACTAGTAGCTGGAGACATGTTTGCAGTAATACCTTTAAAAGAATGTCCACATTTAGATAGTATTAGAGATGTACCAGCTTTGGGAATTGATGTACATTTACCTTGTGTAGAATGTGAAAGTACTGCTGAAAATTGGATCTGTCTACAgtgttatattattcattgtgCACGTAATATTAATCAACATGGTGTATTACATGCTGAAAAAATGGAACATCCATTGGCACTAAGTTTTAGTGATTTATCAGTTTGGTGTTATAAATGTGAAGCATACATTGATAATCCa cGATTATTTGCTGCTCGTAATGCTGCACATCAAAGCAAATTTAATGAGGAATTGCCATGGACATATAAtgatgattga
- the LOC725938 gene encoding histone deacetylase 6 isoform X3, which translates to MSNSMICKDLFTAVKQLADSEIELIKTIENSKKTNNIKNIKNTMSTTDKKSVKKSTKVFNVRPSAALIAAKREAAQQRILQEKKSNNVFIYDIYQKAIDAYNIKRMETGIVFDHSMAEHKCLWDSNYPECPARLIRVLQRCEELGLISRCKLITPRLASENEILIKHSQEQIDILKSTDGCTDINNLELLSSKYDAIYIHPSTYRLSLLAVGSTINLVESICKGEIQNGMAIIRPPGHHAMKSEYCGYCFFNNVAIAAEKVLCNNLASKILIVDWDVHHGQATQQMFYDNPQVIYFSIHRYENGEFWPNLRESNFHFVGDDLGEGYNFNVPLNKIGMTNADYLAIFQQVLLPMAYEFQPDLIIVSAGYDAALGCPEGEMLITPACYAHLLSSLLCLASGKVAVILEGGYCLKSLSESAALTLRTLLSDPCPMLETLTLPSISIRDTILNTIYTHKPYWKCYQYQDTYSINSTPNNKEENTNQYLPVIIFKETDVRPKVYETQNCYPVQTQEIIEIIEKQLSTLIQFTNLSKAPNKVCIVYDDRMLKHYDISDANHPEKPHRINIIYKKFQEYNLLDRSFVQQGRSATKEELLLVHTKEYIDKIKNTKNLKSKELKKQAETYNSVYLHPETWSSACISTGSLLQVVDNVLNGESQSGIAIIRPPGHHATEDAACGFCIFNNVAIAAKYAIEFHHVKRVLIVDWDVHYGNGTQSIFEEDSKVLYISIHRYDNGSFFPNSKRANYSYVGSESGEGFTVNIPWNKKGMGDAEYIAAFQQIIMPIAYQFNPELILVSAGFDACIGDPLGGCFVTPELYGHLTHWLSSLANGRVILSLEGGYNTNSIAHAMAICTKSLLGDPLPILESGQIPCASAVHTIHNVLKTQKQYWPNLIFNLSLPKEKILSKPKVSYKKTNEQIINNEELLKYSESKIALEEIETEKMQNKKIATWKFINKIKNVDEKDLSDKLDEAIDSYYELQNIQLNDNTFYNEVSKYTKTCMNQDQKEGHSNENFTSFAAGSSGKQNERIITQTSGNKNLYDYFSENLQALVAGDMFAVIPLKECPHLDSIRDVPALGIDVHLPCVECESTAENWICLQCYIIHCARNINQHGVLHAEKMEHPLALSFSDLSVWCYKCEAYIDNPRLFAARNAAHQSKFNEELPWTYNDD; encoded by the exons ATG TCTAATtctatgatatgtaaagattTATTCACTGCTGTTAAACAATTAGCAGACAGTgagattgaattaataaagactatagaaaattcaaagaaaacaaataatattaagaatattaaaaatactatgtCTACAACAGATAAAAAAAGTGTCAAAAAGTCCACAAAAGTattcaat GTTCGTCCATCAGCTGCTTTAATAGCAGCTAAACGTGAAGCAGCTCAACAACGtatattacaagaaaaaaaatctaataatgtttttatatatgatatatatcaaaaagctattgatgcatataatataaaaagaatggaaactGGTATTGTATTTGATCATTCTATGGCTGAACATAAATGTCTTTGGGATTCAAATTATCCAGAATGTCCTGCTAGATTGATAAGAGTTTTACAGAGATGTGAAGAATTGGGCTTAATAAGTAGATGCAAGTTGATAACACCAAGATTAGCTTCAGAGAATGAAATACTTATAAAACATAGTCAAGaacaaatagatattttaaagagTACTGATGGATGtacagatataaataatttagaattattatcatcaaaatATGATGCCATTTATATACATCCT TCTACTTATCGATTGTCTCTATTAGCCGTGGGTTCAACAATAAATTTAGTAGAAAGCATTTGCAAAGGAGAAATCCAAAATGGAATGGCTATTATaag aCCACCAGGACATCATGCAATGAAATCAGAATATTGTGgatattgttttttcaataatgttGCAATAGCTGCTGAAAaagttttatgtaataatttagctagtaaaattttaattgttgattGGGATGTACATCATGGGCAAGCTACTCAACAAATGTTTTATGATAATCCAca agtaatttatttctctattcaTCGTTACGAAAATGGTGAATTTTGGCCAAATCTTAGAGaatctaattttcattttgttggAGATGACTTAGGAGagggatataattttaatgtgcCACTTAATAAAATTGGTATGACTAATGCTGATTATTTAGCTATATTTCAACAAGTTTTATTGCCAATGGCCTATgag tttCAACCAGATCTTATAATAGTATCAGCTGGTTATGATGCAGCTTTGGGTTGTCCAgag ggTGAAATGTTGATAACACCAGCATGTTATGCTCATTTactatcatcattattatgttTGGCTTCTGGAAAAGTTGCTGTTATATTAGag GGTggttattgtttaaaatcattaagtGAAAGTGCAGCATTAACATTGCGTACTTTGTTAAGTGATCCATGTCCTATGTTAGAAACTCTTACATTACCTTCAATAAG tatacgtgatacaattttgaatacaatttatacACATAAACCATATTGGAAATGTTATCAATATCAAGATACATATAGTATTAATAGTACAccaaataataaagaagaaaatactaatcaatatttacctgtaattatattcaa AGAAACTGATGTTAGGCCAAAAGTATATGAAACTCAAAATTGTTATCCAGTTCAAActcaagaaattattgaaataatagaaaaacaaCTGAGTACGTTAATACAAT ttaCTAATTTGTCTAAAGCACCTAATAAAGTATGTATTGTTTATGATGATAGAATGCTAAAACATTATGATATATCTGATGCTAATCATCCAGAAAAACCACatcgtattaatattatttataaaaaatttcaagaatataaTCTACTTGATCGAAGTTTTGTGCAACag GGACGAAGTGCAACAAAAGAAGAGTTATTATTAGTTCatacaaaagaatatattgataaaataaaaaatacaaaaaatttaaaatcaaaagagCTAAAGAAGCAGGCAGAAACATACAATTCAGTTTATTTGCATCCTGAAACATGGTCAAGTGCTTGTATATCAACTGGATCATTACTACAAGTAGTTGATAATGTTTTGAATGGAGAAAGTCAATCTGGTATTGCTATCATTAGACCTCCAGGGCATCATGCTACAGAGGATGCAGCATGtggtttttgtatttttaacaatgtaGCTATAGCAGCTAAATATGCCATAGAATTTCATCATGTAAAAAG agTATTGATAGTAGATTGGGATGTACATTATGGTAATGGAACTCAATCTATTTTTGAAGAAGACtctaaagttttatatatatctattcatCGTTATGATAATGGTAGTTTTTTTCCAAACTCTAAACGAGCAAATTATTCTTATGTTGGTTCTGAATCAGGAGAAGGTTTCACTGTTAATATACCATGGAATAAG aaaggaATGGGTGATGCAGAATATATAGCAGCGTTTCAGCAAATAATAATGCCAATTGCTTATCAGTTTAATCCAGAATTGATTTTAGTTTCTGCTGGTTTTGATGCCTGTATTGGTGATCCTTTAGGAg GTTGTTTTGTAACACCAGAATTATATGGACACTTGACACATTGGCTATCTTCTTTAGCTAATGGTCGTGTTATTCTTAGTCTTGAAGGAGGTTACAATACTAATTCAATTGCACATGCAATGGCTATTTGTACGAAATCATTGCTTGGTGATCCTTTACCAATATTAGAAAGTGGACAAATTCCATGTGCGAGTGCTGTTCACACTATccataatgttttaaaaacgCAAAAACAATATTGgccaaatttaatatttaatttatcattaccaaaagaaaaaatactttctAAACCTAAAGtgtcatataaaaaaacaaatgaacaaattataaacaacgaagaacttttaaaatattctgaatcTAAGATAGCATTGGAAGAAATTGAGAcagaaaaaatgcaaaataaaaaaattgcaaccTGGAAAttcataaacaaaattaaaaacgtaGATGAAAAAGATCTTAGTGATAAATTAGATGAAGCGATTGATTCATATTACGagttacaaaatattcaacttAATGATAATACTTTCTATAACGAAG tttctaAATATACAAAGACATGTATGAATCAAGATCAAAAAGAAGGACattctaatgaaaattttaccaGTTTTGCTGCTGGTAGTAGTGGTAAAcagaatgaaagaataattacaCAAACAAGtggcaataaaaatttatatgattatttttcagaaaatttacaa gCACTAGTAGCTGGAGACATGTTTGCAGTAATACCTTTAAAAGAATGTCCACATTTAGATAGTATTAGAGATGTACCAGCTTTGGGAATTGATGTACATTTACCTTGTGTAGAATGTGAAAGTACTGCTGAAAATTGGATCTGTCTACAgtgttatattattcattgtgCACGTAATATTAATCAACATGGTGTATTACATGCTGAAAAAATGGAACATCCATTGGCACTAAGTTTTAGTGATTTATCAGTTTGGTGTTATAAATGTGAAGCATACATTGATAATCCa cGATTATTTGCTGCTCGTAATGCTGCACATCAAAGCAAATTTAATGAGGAATTGCCATGGACATATAAtgatgattga